The Streptococcus toyakuensis genome has a window encoding:
- a CDS encoding response regulator transcription factor has product MRILVLEDDKVQQGRIEQTLLDIGRSRNLRLEIDIAKNYGDVEKYSQYFDNYQLYLLDLEIDGERERGFQVAQQVRERDPFTSIVFVSTHSEALPLAFRYHLSALDFISKDQPEEDYRHQLERCLDYVLAVDKRENMRLFTYSFEGRRGFTLPYHEILAFETSVESHRIKVYYANHSIKTIYGSLKDIAAKAEKDYFVYANRNTLVSLQAIEEMTATEVTLLEGLHFPVSRTARRTLKKHLNV; this is encoded by the coding sequence ATGAGAATTTTAGTTTTGGAAGACGATAAAGTCCAGCAAGGACGGATAGAGCAGACTTTACTAGATATTGGTCGCTCTCGCAATTTAAGATTGGAAATTGATATTGCCAAAAACTATGGAGATGTTGAAAAGTATTCTCAGTATTTTGACAATTACCAGCTCTATTTATTAGATTTAGAGATTGATGGAGAGCGTGAACGGGGCTTTCAGGTTGCTCAACAGGTTCGGGAGCGAGATCCCTTTACAAGCATTGTCTTTGTGTCCACGCACTCGGAGGCCTTGCCTCTAGCTTTTCGCTATCACTTGTCTGCCTTGGATTTTATTTCCAAGGATCAGCCTGAGGAAGATTACCGTCATCAGTTGGAGCGCTGTCTGGACTATGTACTGGCAGTGGACAAGAGGGAAAATATGCGTCTCTTCACCTATAGTTTTGAGGGAAGACGGGGCTTTACTCTGCCCTACCATGAAATTTTAGCCTTTGAAACCTCAGTGGAATCCCATCGTATCAAGGTTTATTATGCCAATCATTCTATCAAGACCATTTATGGCAGTCTCAAGGATATCGCTGCCAAGGCTGAAAAAGATTACTTTGTCTATGCCAATCGCAATACGTTAGTCAGTTTACAGGCAATTGAAGAGATGACTGCCACAGAAGTGACCTTGTTAGAAGGCTTGCATTTCCCCGTATCACGGACAGCCAGAAGAACACTTAAAAAACATCTCAATGTCTAA
- a CDS encoding class IIb bacteriocin, lactobin A/cerein 7B family, with the protein MTNFDKMEQNFVALTEEELMNVDGGIAPIIIGGVVIGWKLIGGVATLATVSAGAGIAAGYYANRP; encoded by the coding sequence ATGACAAATTTTGACAAAATGGAACAGAACTTTGTAGCTCTTACAGAAGAAGAGTTGATGAATGTAGATGGAGGAATTGCACCAATTATTATTGGTGGTGTAGTTATTGGTTGGAAATTAATTGGAGGTGTAGCTACGCTTGCTACAGTTTCAGCAGGTGCGGGTATAGCTGCAGGATATTATGCTAATCGACCATAA
- a CDS encoding smi_0061 family bacteriocin-like peptide translates to MDKFQVVDEKDLQVIEGGIEPISIIFGLSAIAFGAFGAGYTFGSDLARRGR, encoded by the coding sequence ATGGATAAATTTCAAGTAGTTGATGAGAAAGATTTGCAAGTAATTGAAGGAGGAATTGAACCTATTTCGATTATATTTGGCCTAAGTGCTATTGCATTTGGCGCATTTGGGGCTGGTTACACATTTGGTTCAGATTTGGCTCGTCGTGGGCGTTAG
- a CDS encoding bacteriocin immunity protein, whose translation MNNRNLNLNTLLPKLATIFPLLGITLNVALHVIRTGSLVSFNWQWTLVGLLFAGYFGIFRKDLSKNNQRYK comes from the coding sequence ATGAATAATCGCAACCTTAATCTCAATACATTGTTACCTAAACTAGCCACGATATTTCCTTTGTTGGGAATAACTCTTAATGTCGCGCTTCATGTGATTCGTACAGGTTCGTTAGTATCCTTTAATTGGCAATGGACTTTGGTTGGTTTGCTTTTCGCAGGATATTTTGGTATTTTTCGCAAAGATTTGTCAAAAAATAATCAAAGATATAAATGA
- the comA gene encoding peptide cleavage/export ABC transporter ComA — MKFGKRHYRSQVDQMDCGVASLAMVFGYYGSYYSLAHLRELAKTTMDGTTALGLVKVAEEIGFETRAIKADMTLFDLPDLTFPFVAHVLKEGKMLHYYVVIGQDKDSIHIADPDPGVKLTKLPRERFAEEWTGVTLFMAPSPDYKPHKDQKNGLLSFIPILVKQRGLIANIVLATLLVTLINIVGSYYLQSIIDTYVPDQMRSTLGIISIGLVIVYILQQILSYAQEYLLLVLGQRLSIDVILSYIKHVFHLPMSFFATRRTGEIVSRFTDANSIIDALASTILSIFLDVSTVVIISLVLFSQNTNLFFMTLLALPIYTVIIFAFMKPFEKMNRDTMEANAVLSSSIIEDINGIETIKSLTSESQRYQKIDKEFVNYLKKSFIYSRAESQQKALKKVAHLLLNVGILWMGAVLVMDSKMSLGQLITYNTLLVYFTNPLENIINLQTKLQTAQVANNRLNEVYLVASEFEEKKTVEDLSLMKGDMTFKQVSYKYGYGRDVLSDINLTIPQGSKVTFVGISGSGKTTLAKMMVNFYDPSQGEISLGGVNLNQIDKKALRQYINYLPQQPYVFNGTILDNLLLGAKEGTTQEDILRAVELAEIREDIERMPLNYQTELTSDGAGISGGQRQRIALARALLTDAPVLILDEATSSLDILTEKRIVDNLMALDKTLIFIAHRLTIAERTEKVVVLDQGKIVEEGKHADLLAQGGFYAHLVNS; from the coding sequence ATGAAATTTGGGAAACGTCATTATCGTTCGCAGGTGGATCAGATGGACTGCGGTGTAGCTTCATTAGCCATGGTTTTTGGCTACTATGGTAGCTATTATTCTTTGGCTCACTTGCGAGAATTGGCTAAGACGACCATGGATGGGACGACGGCTTTGGGCTTGGTCAAGGTGGCAGAGGAGATTGGTTTTGAGACGCGAGCCATTAAGGCGGATATGACGCTTTTTGACTTGCCAGATTTGACCTTTCCTTTTGTTGCTCATGTGCTTAAGGAAGGAAAAATGCTCCACTACTATGTGGTAATTGGTCAGGATAAGGATAGCATTCATATTGCCGATCCAGATCCTGGGGTGAAATTGACCAAACTGCCACGTGAGCGTTTTGCGGAAGAATGGACAGGAGTGACTCTTTTTATGGCACCTAGTCCAGACTACAAGCCTCATAAGGATCAAAAGAATGGCCTGCTCTCTTTTATCCCTATATTAGTGAAGCAGCGTGGCTTGATTGCCAACATCGTCCTAGCGACACTTTTGGTGACCCTGATTAACATTGTGGGTTCTTATTATCTGCAGTCTATCATTGATACCTATGTGCCAGATCAGATGCGTTCGACGCTTGGGATTATTTCTATTGGACTGGTCATCGTCTATATTCTCCAGCAGATCTTGTCTTACGCTCAGGAGTATCTCTTACTTGTTTTGGGGCAACGCTTGTCGATTGACGTGATTTTATCCTATATCAAACATGTTTTTCACCTGCCTATGTCCTTTTTTGCGACACGCAGGACAGGGGAAATCGTGTCTCGTTTTACAGATGCTAACAGTATCATTGATGCGCTGGCTTCGACCATTCTTTCGATTTTCCTAGATGTGTCAACGGTTGTCATTATTTCTCTTGTTTTATTTTCACAAAATACCAATCTCTTTTTCATGACCTTATTGGCACTTCCTATCTATACAGTGATCATCTTTGCCTTTATGAAGCCGTTTGAAAAGATGAATCGGGATACCATGGAAGCCAATGCGGTTCTGTCTTCTTCTATCATTGAGGACATCAATGGTATTGAGACCATCAAGTCCTTGACCAGTGAAAGTCAGCGTTACCAAAAAATTGACAAGGAATTTGTGAATTATCTGAAGAAGTCCTTTATCTATAGTCGAGCAGAGAGTCAGCAAAAGGCTCTGAAAAAAGTTGCCCATCTCTTGCTCAATGTAGGCATTCTCTGGATGGGAGCTGTTCTGGTCATGGATAGCAAGATGAGTTTGGGGCAGTTGATTACCTATAATACCTTGCTGGTTTACTTTACCAATCCTTTGGAAAATATCATCAACCTGCAAACCAAACTTCAGACAGCGCAGGTTGCCAATAACCGTCTAAATGAAGTATATCTGGTAGCTTCGGAGTTTGAGGAGAAGAAAACGGTTGAGGATTTGAGCTTGATGAAGGGAGATATGACCTTCAAGCAGGTTTCCTACAAGTATGGCTATGGTCGAGATGTCTTGTCAGATATCAATTTGACTATTCCGCAGGGTTCTAAGGTGACTTTTGTGGGGATTTCAGGGTCAGGTAAGACGACATTGGCCAAGATGATGGTTAATTTTTACGACCCAAGTCAGGGAGAGATTAGTCTGGGTGGTGTCAATCTCAATCAGATTGATAAAAAAGCCCTGCGCCAGTATATCAATTATCTGCCTCAGCAGCCCTATGTCTTTAACGGAACGATTTTGGACAATCTTCTCCTTGGAGCCAAGGAGGGGACGACTCAAGAGGATATCTTACGGGCGGTCGAATTGGCAGAGATTCGGGAGGATATCGAGCGTATGCCACTGAATTATCAGACAGAGTTGACTTCGGATGGGGCAGGGATCTCAGGTGGTCAACGTCAGAGAATTGCTCTGGCGCGTGCTCTCTTGACAGATGCGCCGGTCTTGATTTTGGATGAGGCGACCAGCAGTTTGGATATTCTGACAGAGAAGCGGATTGTGGATAATCTGATGGCTTTAGACAAGACCTTGATTTTCATTGCTCACCGTTTGACCATTGCTGAGCGGACAGAGAAAGTTGTTGTCTTGGATCAGGGCAAGATTGTTGAAGAAGGAAAGCATGCTGATTTGCTTGCACAGGGTGGCTTTTACGCCCATTTGGTGAATAGCTAG
- the comB gene encoding competence pheromone export protein ComB, with protein sequence MKPEFLESAEFYNRRYHNFSSRVIVPMFLLLVFLLGFATLAEKEMSLSTRATVEPSRILANIQSTSNNRILVNHLEENKLVKKGDLLVQYQEGAEGVQAEAYASQLDMLKDQKKQLEYLQKSLQEGENHFPEEDKFGYQATFRDYISQAGSLRASTSQQNETIASQNAAASQTQAEIGNLISQTEAKIRDYQTAKSAIETGASLASQNLAYSLYQSYKSQGEENPQSKAQAVAQVEAQLSQLESSLATYRVQYAGSGTQQAYASGLSSQLESLKSQHLAKVGQELTLLDQKILEAESGKKVQGNLLDKGKITASEDGVLHLNPETSDSTMVAEGALLAQLYPSLEKEGQAKLTAYLSSKDVARIKVGDSVRYTTTHDAKNQIFLDSTITSIDATATKTEKGNFFKIEAETNLTSEQAEKLRYGVEGRLQMITGKKSYLRYYLDQFLNKE encoded by the coding sequence ATGAAACCAGAATTTTTAGAAAGTGCGGAGTTTTATAATCGTCGTTACCATAATTTTTCCAGTCGGGTGATTGTGCCCATGTTCCTTCTGCTCGTGTTTTTGCTTGGCTTTGCAACTTTGGCAGAGAAGGAGATGAGTTTGTCTACTAGAGCTACTGTAGAGCCTAGTCGTATCCTTGCAAATATCCAGTCAACTAGTAACAATCGCATTCTTGTCAATCATCTGGAAGAAAATAAGCTGGTTAAAAAGGGGGATCTTTTGGTTCAATACCAGGAAGGGGCAGAGGGTGTCCAAGCGGAGGCCTATGCTAGTCAGTTGGACATGCTCAAGGATCAGAAAAAGCAATTGGAGTATTTGCAAAAGAGCCTGCAAGAAGGGGAGAACCACTTTCCAGAGGAGGATAAGTTTGGCTACCAAGCCACCTTTCGCGACTACATCAGTCAAGCAGGCAGTCTTAGGGCTAGTACATCGCAACAAAATGAGACCATTGCATCCCAGAATGCAGCAGCTAGCCAAACCCAAGCCGAAATCGGCAACCTCATCAGCCAAACAGAGGCTAAAATTCGCGATTACCAGACAGCTAAGTCAGCTATTGAAACAGGTGCTTCCTTGGCCAGTCAGAATCTAGCCTACTCTCTCTACCAGTCCTATAAGTCTCAGGGCGAGGAAAATCCGCAATCTAAGGCTCAGGCTGTTGCTCAGGTAGAAGCACAGCTCTCTCAGTTAGAATCCAGTCTTGCTACTTACCGTGTTCAGTATGCAGGTTCAGGTACCCAGCAAGCCTATGCGTCTGGTTTAAGTAGTCAATTAGAGTCCCTTAAATCCCAACATTTGGCTAAGGTTGGTCAGGAATTGACCCTTCTAGACCAGAAAATTTTGGAGGCAGAATCGGGTAAGAAGGTTCAGGGAAATCTTTTAGACAAGGGGAAAATTACGGCTAGTGAGGATGGGGTGCTTCACCTTAATCCTGAGACCAGTGATTCTACCATGGTAGCAGAAGGCGCCTTACTAGCCCAACTCTATCCGTCCTTGGAAAAAGAAGGGCAAGCCAAACTAACAGCTTATCTTAGTTCAAAAGATGTAGCAAGGATCAAGGTCGGTGATTCTGTTCGCTATACTACGACTCATGATGCCAAGAATCAAATTTTCCTAGATTCTACTATTACAAGTATTGATGCGACAGCTACTAAGACTGAAAAAGGGAATTTCTTTAAAATCGAGGCGGAGACTAATCTAACTTCGGAGCAGGCTGAAAAACTTCGGTACGGGGTGGAAGGTCGCCTGCAGATGATTACGGGCAAGAAAAGTTACCTGCGTTATTATTTGGATCAATTTTTGAACAAAGAGTAA
- the purC gene encoding phosphoribosylaminoimidazolesuccinocarboxamide synthase, which produces MSKQLIYSGKAKDIYTTEDENLIISTYKDQATAFNGVKKEQIAGKGVLNNQISSFIFEKLNAAGVATHFVEKLSDTEQLNKKVEIIPLEVVLRNYTAGSFSKRFGVDEGIALEIPIVEFYYKNDDLDDPFINDEHVKFLQIADDQQIAYLKEETRRINELLKAWFAEIGLKLIDFKLEFGFDKDGKIILADEFSPDNCRLWDADGNHMDKDVFRRGLGELTDVYEIVWEKLQGLK; this is translated from the coding sequence ATGTCAAAACAACTGATCTATTCGGGAAAAGCCAAGGATATCTATACAACTGAGGATGAAAATCTCATTATTTCAACTTACAAGGACCAGGCGACTGCTTTCAATGGTGTCAAGAAGGAGCAGATTGCAGGTAAGGGAGTGTTGAATAATCAGATTTCATCTTTTATTTTTGAGAAATTAAATGCGGCTGGTGTGGCGACTCACTTTGTGGAGAAACTTTCAGATACGGAACAACTCAATAAAAAGGTGGAAATCATTCCTTTGGAAGTCGTGCTTCGCAACTACACGGCTGGTTCCTTTTCAAAACGTTTTGGTGTGGATGAGGGAATCGCCTTGGAGATTCCGATTGTTGAATTTTACTATAAAAATGATGATTTGGATGATCCATTCATCAATGATGAGCATGTGAAATTCCTACAGATTGCGGATGACCAGCAAATCGCCTACTTGAAGGAAGAAACTCGTCGGATCAATGAACTCTTGAAAGCCTGGTTTGCTGAGATTGGCCTTAAGTTGATTGACTTTAAGCTAGAGTTCGGTTTTGACAAGGATGGCAAGATTATCTTAGCAGATGAATTTTCACCAGATAACTGCCGTTTGTGGGATGCGGATGGCAACCACATGGATAAGGATGTTTTCCGTAGAGGATTGGGAGAACTAACAGACGTTTACGAGATTGTTTGGGAGAAATTGCAGGGATTGAAATAA
- a CDS encoding phosphoribosylaminoimidazolesuccinocarboxamide synthase — protein MFATENLRLSTKRTQAEKVPQAFSLRRGLGELTDVYEIVWEKLQGLK, from the coding sequence CTGTTTGCAACGGAAAACCTTCGTCTCTCAACTAAAAGGACTCAGGCTGAAAAGGTCCCCCAGGCCTTTTCACTCCGTCGGGGACTAGGTGAACTGACAGATGTTTACGAGATTGTCTGGGAAAAGTTGCAAGGTTTAAAATAA
- a CDS encoding phosphoribosylformylglycinamidine synthase, whose product MNKRIFVEKKADFQVKSESLVRELQHNLGLSTLKSIRIVQVYDVFDLAEDLFAPAEKHIFSEQVTDHVLDEAAVQADLANYAFFAIESLPGQFDQRAASSQEALLLLGSSSDVTVNTAQLYLVNKDIDAAELEAVKNYLLNPVDSRFKDITTGIAKQEFSESDKTIPKLTFFESYTAGDFARYKAEQGMAMEVDDLLFIQDYFKSIGRVPTETELKVLDTYWSDHCRHTTFETELKQIDFSASKFQKQLQATYDKYIAMRDELGRSEKPQTLMDMATIFGRYERANGRLDDMEVSDEINACSVEIEVDVDGIKEPWLLMFKNETHNHPTEIEPFGGAATCIGGAIRDPLSGRSYVYQAMRISGAGDITAPISETRAGKLPQQVISKTAAHGYSSYGNQIGLATTYVREYFHPGFVAKRMELGAVVGAAPKGNVVREKPEAGDVIILLGGKTGRDGVGGATGSSKVQTVESVETAGAEVQKGNAIEERKIQRLFRNGDVTRLIKKSNDFGAGGVCVAIGELADGLEIDLNKVPLKYQGLNGTEIAISESQERMAVVVRPEDVDAFVAECNKENIDAVVVATVTEKPNLVMHWNGETIVDLERRFLDTNGVRVVVDAKVVDKDVKLPEERTTSADTLESDTLAVLSDLNHASQKGLQTIFDCSVGRSTVNHPLGGRYQLTPTEASVQKLPVQHGVTHTASVMAQGFNPYVAEWSPYHGAAYAVIEATARLVAAGANWSKARFSYQEYFERMDKQAERFGQPVAALLGSIEAQIQLGLPSIGGKDSMSGTFEELTVPPTLVAFGVTTADSRKVLSPEFKAVGENIYYIPGQALSAEIDFDLTKKNFAQFEDIQAGYKVTSASAVKYGGVLESLVLATFGNHIGAEVTLPELEMALTAQLGGFVFTSPEEIAGVEKIGQTSADFTLTVNGVKLDGHKLDSAFQGKLEEVYPTEFAQAKELAEVPAVASDVVIKAKEKVEKPVVYIPVFPGTNSEYDSAKAFEKEGAEVNLVPFVTLNEEAIVKSVETMVDNIGKANILFFAGGFSAADEPDGSAKFIVNILLNEKVRVAIDSFIARGGLIIGICNGFQALVKSGLLPYGNFEDAKSTSPTLFYNDANQHVAKMVETRIANTNSPWLAAVQVGDIHAIPVSHGEGKFVVTAEEFAELRDNGQIFSQYVDFEGKPSMDSKYNPNGSIHAIEGITSKNGQIIGKMGHSERYEDGLFQNIPGNKDQHLFASAVKYFTGK is encoded by the coding sequence ATGAATAAACGTATTTTTGTTGAAAAAAAGGCTGATTTTCAGGTCAAGTCAGAGAGTTTGGTTAGAGAACTCCAGCATAACTTGGGACTATCAACTTTGAAAAGTATTCGCATTGTGCAGGTTTATGATGTCTTTGATTTGGCAGAGGACTTGTTTGCACCTGCAGAGAAACACATCTTCTCTGAGCAGGTGACGGATCATGTCTTGGACGAAGCGGCCGTGCAAGCGGATCTTGCCAACTATGCTTTCTTTGCCATTGAAAGTCTGCCAGGACAGTTTGACCAGCGTGCAGCTTCTTCACAGGAAGCCTTGCTTTTGCTTGGTAGCTCAAGTGATGTAACGGTTAATACGGCTCAACTTTACTTGGTTAATAAGGATATTGATGCGGCTGAGTTGGAAGCGGTCAAGAACTACCTGCTCAATCCAGTTGATTCTCGTTTCAAGGATATCACAACAGGGATTGCCAAGCAGGAATTTTCAGAGTCAGACAAAACCATTCCAAAATTGACTTTCTTTGAAAGCTATACAGCAGGAGACTTTGCCCGCTACAAGGCCGAGCAAGGGATGGCCATGGAAGTGGATGATTTACTCTTTATCCAAGACTACTTCAAGTCAATCGGGCGCGTGCCGACGGAAACAGAGCTCAAGGTCTTGGACACTTACTGGTCTGATCACTGCCGTCACACGACTTTTGAGACAGAGTTGAAACAGATTGATTTCTCAGCTTCTAAATTCCAAAAGCAATTGCAGGCGACTTATGACAAGTATATTGCCATGCGTGATGAGTTGGGACGTTCAGAGAAACCACAAACCTTGATGGATATGGCGACTATTTTTGGTCGTTATGAGCGTGCTAATGGTCGTTTGGACGATATGGAAGTGTCTGATGAAATAAACGCCTGCTCAGTAGAAATCGAAGTGGACGTTGATGGTATCAAGGAACCATGGCTCCTAATGTTCAAGAATGAAACTCACAATCACCCAACGGAAATTGAACCATTTGGTGGCGCGGCTACTTGTATCGGTGGAGCCATTCGTGACCCGCTGTCAGGCCGTTCCTACGTTTATCAAGCGATGCGTATCTCAGGTGCTGGAGATATTACAGCACCGATTTCAGAAACGCGCGCTGGGAAATTGCCACAACAAGTCATTTCGAAGACAGCGGCTCATGGTTATTCTTCATACGGGAACCAGATTGGGCTTGCGACGACCTACGTTCGTGAATATTTCCACCCAGGCTTTGTAGCCAAACGCATGGAGCTTGGTGCCGTTGTTGGTGCTGCTCCTAAGGGCAATGTAGTCCGTGAAAAACCGGAAGCGGGAGATGTCATTATCCTGCTCGGTGGCAAGACTGGACGTGATGGTGTCGGTGGTGCGACAGGTTCTTCTAAGGTTCAAACAGTTGAGTCTGTAGAGACTGCTGGTGCTGAGGTTCAAAAGGGGAATGCCATCGAAGAACGCAAGATTCAGCGCCTCTTCCGTAATGGCGATGTCACTCGTCTCATCAAGAAATCCAACGACTTTGGTGCTGGTGGTGTCTGTGTGGCTATTGGTGAATTGGCAGATGGTCTTGAAATCGACCTCAACAAGGTGCCTCTTAAATACCAAGGTTTGAACGGTACAGAAATTGCCATTTCTGAATCACAAGAACGGATGGCAGTTGTGGTGCGTCCTGAGGACGTAGATGCCTTCGTTGCAGAATGTAATAAAGAAAATATTGACGCGGTTGTTGTGGCAACAGTGACTGAAAAACCAAATCTTGTCATGCACTGGAATGGTGAAACCATCGTCGACTTGGAACGTCGTTTCCTTGATACAAACGGTGTGCGCGTAGTCGTTGATGCCAAGGTTGTGGATAAGGATGTCAAGCTTCCAGAAGAACGTACAACAAGCGCTGACACGCTTGAATCAGATACACTTGCGGTTCTATCTGATCTCAACCATGCGAGTCAAAAAGGCTTGCAGACTATCTTTGACTGTTCGGTCGGTCGTTCTACAGTCAATCACCCGCTTGGTGGTCGTTACCAACTCACACCAACTGAGGCATCTGTGCAGAAATTACCAGTTCAACACGGTGTGACTCATACTGCGTCAGTCATGGCTCAAGGATTCAACCCATATGTAGCTGAATGGTCTCCATATCACGGTGCTGCCTATGCGGTTATTGAAGCGACTGCTCGTTTGGTTGCTGCTGGTGCCAACTGGTCTAAGGCTCGCTTCTCTTACCAAGAGTACTTCGAGCGTATGGACAAGCAAGCTGAGCGTTTTGGTCAGCCAGTAGCAGCTCTTCTAGGCTCTATCGAAGCTCAGATTCAGCTTGGCTTGCCATCTATCGGTGGTAAGGACTCTATGTCTGGTACTTTTGAAGAATTGACGGTGCCACCAACCTTGGTTGCTTTTGGAGTGACAACAGCAGATAGCCGTAAGGTGCTCTCTCCAGAATTTAAAGCTGTTGGGGAAAATATCTACTACATTCCAGGCCAAGCACTTTCAGCAGAGATTGATTTTGACTTGACTAAGAAAAATTTTGCTCAGTTTGAAGACATCCAGGCTGGCTACAAAGTGACATCTGCGTCAGCTGTTAAATACGGCGGTGTGCTTGAAAGTTTGGTCCTTGCTACCTTTGGAAATCATATCGGTGCAGAGGTAACCTTGCCTGAACTAGAAATGGCTTTGACAGCACAATTAGGTGGATTTGTCTTTACATCTCCTGAAGAAATTGCTGGAGTAGAGAAAATCGGTCAAACAAGTGCAGACTTTACACTAACTGTCAACGGTGTGAAGCTAGATGGACACAAACTTGACAGTGCCTTCCAAGGAAAACTGGAAGAAGTTTACCCAACAGAATTTGCCCAAGCCAAAGAACTAGCTGAAGTACCAGCTGTGGCATCAGATGTTGTGATTAAAGCAAAAGAAAAGGTTGAAAAACCTGTGGTTTATATCCCAGTCTTCCCGGGCACCAACTCGGAATATGACTCAGCCAAGGCCTTCGAAAAAGAAGGTGCAGAGGTCAACTTGGTGCCATTTGTGACCTTGAATGAAGAGGCTATTGTCAAGTCAGTTGAAACCATGGTTGACAACATCGGCAAGGCTAACATTCTCTTCTTTGCAGGTGGTTTCTCAGCTGCGGACGAGCCAGATGGTTCAGCTAAGTTTATCGTCAACATCCTTCTCAATGAAAAAGTCCGTGTGGCTATTGATAGCTTTATCGCCCGTGGTGGCTTGATTATCGGTATCTGTAATGGATTCCAGGCCTTGGTCAAATCAGGTCTTCTTCCCTACGGGAACTTTGAAGATGCCAAAAGTACGAGCCCAACCCTCTTCTACAATGATGCCAACCAACACGTGGCCAAGATGGTAGAAACTCGCATTGCCAATACCAACTCACCATGGTTAGCTGCGGTGCAAGTGGGCGATATCCACGCTATTCCTGTTTCACACGGTGAAGGGAAATTTGTCGTGACGGCTGAGGAATTTGCGGAACTCCGTGACAATGGACAAATTTTCAGCCAATACGTGGACTTCGAAGGCAAACCAAGTATGGATTCTAAGTACAATCCAAATGGTTCTATCCATGCCATCGAAGGAATTACCAGCAAGAACGGCCAAATCATTGGTAAAATGGGACACTCAGAACGTTATGAAGACGGTCTTTTCCAAAATATCCCAGGAAATAAAGACCAGCACCTGTTTGCGTCGGCGGTTAAATACTTTACTGGAAAATAA